DNA from Devosia yakushimensis:
ATAGTGGTAGGGGGTGTCGCTCCAGAGGCGCACGGCGCCATCCTGATTGTCGAGCACCAGATCGCCGCGGTCGGTGCGGACGATCAGCACGGCATGGCCGCCGCCATCGGCTTCCTTGACGATGGCCATCAGCAGGGTGCTGACGGGCCAGCCGGCATTGATCAGCTCGCGGCGCTTGGCCAGGGCAATGTCTTCGCAATCGCCATAGCCGTTGGGATAGGTCCAGAATTCGTCGACCTGGTAGAGATCGATATCGGCAACGGGAACGACATTGCCATTGATATTGGCGTTGATCTGCAGCAGCTGCGACCAGCGGGCCTCATCGAGCGGCATGGCGGGCACGATCTCCTGGTTCGCGCGGCATTCGGCGGGGCGCGACTTGCAGAACTCGGCATGGCCGACCGGAATGCTGGTGGCGCCTTCGACGACCTGGACGAAAGCCACATTGGTCAAGTCGAGGGCCTGGGCCGGGGCGGTGATGGCTGCGAAGGCGAGAAACGCCGTGAACAGTGCCTTGGTGTTGAAAAACATTGAGTGATCTCCCTGATGGAGACCACGTTAGGGACCGCCGATTGCCCCGATCCGAAAACTGCAATGCAGTTTTTATGCAAGTTTTATGGGTTGGATTCAGGAGGCGTTTACCATGGCGGGCTCTTGCCTTCTCCCCTTGTGGGAGAAGGTGCCCGTAGGGCGGATGAGGGGGCCTCCTAGGGTTCTGGCATGGGATGACGCAGAACCCCTCACCCTGATCATTCTTCTGAACGAAGAATGATCTGTCCCTCTCCCACAAGGGGCGAGGGTGGGCTCTGGTGATGGGGAGGCTTGGTGCCCTGGGGCTAAATCAGTTCATCCGCAGGTTTTGCTGGACGACGGTGAGCATTTCCTGGGCGGAGGCGAATTCTACCGCGACGCCGTTCTGGAAATGGCG
Protein-coding regions in this window:
- a CDS encoding transglutaminase-like cysteine peptidase; this encodes MFFNTKALFTAFLAFAAITAPAQALDLTNVAFVQVVEGATSIPVGHAEFCKSRPAECRANQEIVPAMPLDEARWSQLLQINANINGNVVPVADIDLYQVDEFWTYPNGYGDCEDIALAKRRELINAGWPVSTLLMAIVKEADGGGHAVLIVRTDRGDLVLDNQDGAVRLWSDTPYHYVKRQSQAHAGQWVDMLDSRQIAVATTAGIK